Proteins co-encoded in one Chloroflexota bacterium genomic window:
- a CDS encoding response regulator transcription factor → MKGNVLIVEDDRRIARWVKVYFERAGFSAEIAHDGQTGLALARSQLPNLVILDLALPRLDGVELCKRLRRESDVPVIMLTARESHADRVVGLNSGADDYVVKPFDPDELIARARALLRRVNASVQQELNLGGITLDESSGAVTVDGEPVQLTQAQAALLAAFMRHPNQLLSRNQLISLAFGGDFDGFDRAIDSQVARLRKQIHRGGREPIRTVYGAGYRFVVGHD, encoded by the coding sequence ATGAAAGGCAATGTGCTGATCGTCGAGGACGACCGGCGAATCGCCAGGTGGGTGAAGGTCTATTTCGAGCGGGCCGGTTTCAGTGCTGAGATCGCCCACGACGGACAGACCGGCCTGGCACTGGCCCGCTCGCAGCTCCCGAACCTTGTGATCCTCGACCTGGCGTTGCCGCGCCTGGACGGCGTCGAGCTGTGCAAAAGGCTGCGCCGCGAGTCGGACGTGCCGGTGATCATGCTGACCGCCCGCGAATCCCACGCCGACCGGGTCGTCGGCCTAAACAGCGGTGCCGACGATTACGTCGTAAAGCCTTTCGATCCGGACGAATTGATCGCCCGCGCACGCGCGCTCCTGCGCCGGGTCAATGCCAGCGTCCAGCAGGAGCTGAACCTGGGAGGGATCACGTTGGACGAGTCCTCCGGCGCCGTAACCGTCGACGGCGAACCGGTGCAGCTGACCCAAGCCCAGGCCGCTCTGCTGGCCGCGTTCATGCGTCACCCGAACCAGTTGCTCTCGCGGAACCAACTGATCTCGCTCGCATTCGGCGGGGATTTCGACGGGTTCGACCGCGCCATCGACAGCCAGGTCGCGCGGCTCCGCAAGCAGATCCACCGCGGCGGCCGGGAACCGATCCGGACCGTCTACGGTGCCGGCTACCGTTTCGTAGTGGGGCACGACTGA
- a CDS encoding HAMP domain-containing histidine kinase — protein sequence MSLRWRILGSIVLVVLLSVLASIAVGYYATQFRLDAFVDRLGGDEAVQLAGRLSREYSDTGGWATAGEVLAEAGYGLNQSGRDDEHESERGESAELFHRDPIRVVIVDLEGRVVLDNRQQIPPGTGITDLGGHREAVFDQTANQPVGHVYLDVEQENLATESHGFLSALLYIALIGGALTAGVAILLAAWLSKRITAPVNALTQATQAIADGKAAQLPITSSDELGRMSAAFNRMSAALEAQRDLRKRLVDDVSHEINSPLSVIKLEAKALGDGLQPPAAASRQIIEEVDRLRGLVSDLDWLAETEQGEFKLSPEPTSLHDLLSAELDRWQPLCQARQIGLSLQIDGESPILDIDRLRMGQALANILNNAINCTESGGTIRVVTGSDRNGSAILSIVDDGIGIAPEDLEHVFDRFYRTRQSHDRGISGKGLGLAIARAIVDAHGGTIDLSSDGPGKGTTVTLRLPAFR from the coding sequence ATGTCGCTGCGCTGGCGCATCCTGGGTTCGATCGTATTGGTCGTCTTGCTTTCGGTCCTGGCCAGCATTGCGGTCGGCTACTACGCCACCCAGTTCCGGCTGGACGCGTTCGTGGACCGTCTGGGCGGGGACGAGGCGGTCCAGCTGGCAGGGAGGTTGAGCCGGGAATATTCAGACACCGGCGGCTGGGCGACGGCCGGAGAGGTTCTGGCCGAAGCAGGCTACGGACTCAATCAGTCCGGCCGGGACGACGAACACGAATCCGAGCGAGGTGAATCGGCGGAGCTGTTTCATCGCGATCCCATTCGGGTGGTCATCGTCGATTTGGAAGGACGGGTCGTGCTGGACAACCGCCAGCAAATCCCGCCCGGAACCGGCATTACCGATCTCGGCGGGCACCGCGAGGCGGTGTTCGACCAGACCGCCAACCAGCCCGTCGGGCATGTTTATTTGGACGTCGAGCAGGAGAACCTGGCAACCGAGTCGCACGGATTCTTGAGCGCTCTTCTTTACATCGCCCTAATCGGCGGCGCGCTGACGGCCGGGGTTGCGATCCTGCTGGCCGCCTGGCTGTCGAAACGGATCACGGCGCCGGTGAACGCGCTGACGCAGGCGACCCAGGCGATCGCCGACGGCAAGGCCGCGCAGTTGCCGATCACCTCTTCTGACGAGCTGGGCCGGATGAGTGCCGCGTTCAACCGCATGTCTGCCGCCCTGGAAGCCCAGCGGGACCTTCGCAAGCGGTTGGTTGACGACGTTTCGCACGAAATCAACAGCCCCCTGAGCGTGATAAAGCTTGAGGCTAAGGCGCTGGGCGACGGTCTGCAACCACCGGCAGCCGCTTCCCGTCAAATCATCGAAGAAGTGGACAGGTTGCGGGGACTGGTTTCCGATTTGGACTGGCTCGCCGAGACCGAACAGGGCGAATTCAAACTCTCGCCGGAGCCGACTTCCCTCCACGACCTGCTGAGCGCGGAGCTGGATCGCTGGCAACCACTGTGTCAGGCCCGTCAAATCGGACTTTCGCTGCAGATTGACGGCGAATCCCCGATCCTGGACATCGACCGGCTGCGGATGGGCCAGGCGCTGGCCAACATCCTCAACAACGCCATAAACTGCACCGAGTCCGGGGGAACCATACGCGTCGTTACCGGGTCGGATCGAAACGGGTCGGCAATCCTTTCGATAGTCGACGACGGCATTGGGATTGCCCCCGAGGATCTCGAACACGTATTTGACCGCTTCTACCGCACGCGCCAGTCGCACGATCGCGGGATCAGTGGCAAGGGCCTGGGATTGGCCATCGCCCGTGCAATAGTCGACGCGCACGGAGGGACGATCGATCTTTCCAGCGATGGGCCCGGGAAGGGCACGACGGTGACGCTTCGCCTGCCAGCCTTCAGGTGA
- a CDS encoding response regulator — protein sequence MTGPEGPASNEAALRDRLSRLSQASLRINESLEFESVLQGVLDSACDLTDAKFGAITMLGDGRQPDGYVVAGLSSDQARALWDFTEGFEVYEYLGRTREPLRFADFQGHMRARGLPEVPLSAPVGPFLLAPIIHVGELVGTIYLSREQGEPEFSSADEEILVMFASQAALVIANARRYREERRSRLDLETLIDTSPVGVIVFDAADGRVVSANREARRIAAEVHPPGGSLEEALKTVTVRRADGAELSLADHQLSHAFSGGESVRAEEISFETPDGRSVSLLVNATPNHSEDGAVETFIVTIQDLAPLEELERLRAEFLGMVSHELRTPLTSIRGSASTLLDGDLAMDPEEAREFHRIILEQTDHMRGLINDLVDLARIKSGTLSVDAEPIEVIALVNEARNAFRGAGGDNTFAIDLPPDLPRIMADRRRIRQVLTNLIRNAAGYSGDSSTIGLSAEQQDSHVAISVADEGRGIPPEMLSQLFSRYSRLGPDRGSSAEGSGLGLAICKGLVEAHGGRIWAESEGEGRGARFTFTVPAVDEPNLAALVAPGRATARSRQRAPDRRRILAVDDDPHALRYIRDSLQKSGYNPVVTVDPGEVDRLLEESQPDLVLLDLMLPGADGIDVMRAIQVKADVQVIFLSAYGQQENIIRALDLGAADYIVKPFSTAELAARIRAALRKRSQFELPAHPEPFRLGNLSINYGERRLTVAGRTVELTAREYAVLFELSVNSGRVMTHEQLLLRVWGSRETGDSSLVRTIVNRLRRKLGDDAKNPSFIITMPGVGYRMARSIDSGVSRTAP from the coding sequence ATGACCGGACCCGAAGGGCCCGCGAGCAACGAGGCCGCGCTGCGCGATCGCCTGTCGCGGCTCAGCCAGGCCAGCCTGCGCATCAACGAGAGCCTCGAATTCGAATCGGTGCTGCAGGGGGTGCTGGATTCGGCCTGCGATCTGACCGACGCCAAATTCGGCGCCATCACCATGCTCGGCGATGGCCGCCAGCCGGATGGCTACGTGGTTGCCGGACTTTCATCCGACCAAGCCCGGGCGCTCTGGGACTTCACAGAAGGTTTTGAGGTTTACGAGTACCTGGGGCGCACCCGCGAACCGCTGCGCTTTGCGGACTTCCAGGGCCATATGCGCGCCCGCGGCCTGCCGGAAGTGCCGCTTTCGGCACCGGTTGGCCCTTTCCTGCTGGCGCCGATCATCCACGTTGGCGAACTGGTGGGGACGATTTACCTGAGCCGGGAGCAGGGCGAGCCGGAGTTCAGCTCCGCCGACGAGGAGATCCTGGTCATGTTCGCCTCGCAGGCCGCACTGGTGATCGCCAACGCCCGCCGCTACCGCGAGGAGCGGCGGTCAAGGCTCGATCTTGAAACCCTGATCGACACCTCGCCGGTGGGCGTGATCGTATTTGACGCGGCAGATGGTCGCGTCGTTTCGGCCAACCGCGAAGCAAGGCGGATCGCCGCCGAAGTACACCCTCCCGGCGGTTCGCTGGAAGAAGCGCTCAAGACCGTCACCGTACGCCGCGCCGACGGAGCGGAACTCTCGCTGGCAGACCACCAGCTCTCGCACGCATTTAGCGGCGGCGAAAGTGTGCGGGCGGAGGAAATATCGTTCGAAACACCGGATGGCAGGAGCGTTTCCCTGCTCGTTAACGCCACCCCGAACCACTCCGAAGACGGCGCGGTCGAAACCTTCATCGTCACCATTCAGGACCTTGCGCCACTGGAGGAACTTGAACGCCTGCGGGCGGAATTCCTGGGCATGGTCTCGCATGAATTGCGAACCCCGCTTACCTCAATCCGGGGGTCGGCCTCGACCCTGCTGGATGGGGACCTGGCGATGGACCCGGAGGAAGCTCGCGAATTTCACCGGATCATCCTGGAGCAGACCGATCATATGCGGGGCCTGATCAACGATCTGGTCGACCTGGCGCGGATCAAATCGGGAACCCTGTCGGTCGACGCCGAACCGATTGAAGTCATTGCCCTGGTGAACGAGGCCCGCAACGCGTTCAGGGGTGCGGGGGGCGACAACACATTCGCAATCGACCTGCCCCCGGACCTCCCCCGGATCATGGCCGACCGGCGGCGCATCCGCCAGGTCCTGACGAATCTGATACGCAACGCGGCCGGATATTCCGGAGATTCGTCAACGATCGGCCTGAGTGCTGAGCAACAGGACTCGCATGTGGCCATTTCGGTCGCCGACGAGGGCCGCGGGATCCCGCCGGAAATGCTCTCGCAGCTGTTTTCCCGCTACTCTCGGCTCGGTCCCGACCGCGGTTCGAGCGCCGAAGGTTCGGGGCTCGGCCTGGCGATCTGCAAAGGACTGGTTGAAGCGCACGGGGGGCGCATCTGGGCCGAGAGCGAAGGCGAGGGCCGGGGGGCCCGCTTCACATTTACGGTTCCGGCCGTGGACGAACCTAACCTGGCTGCGCTGGTCGCTCCCGGTCGGGCGACGGCGCGTTCCCGACAGCGCGCTCCCGATCGACGACGAATCCTGGCGGTCGACGACGATCCGCACGCGCTCCGGTACATCCGCGATTCGTTGCAAAAGTCCGGTTACAACCCGGTCGTGACCGTTGATCCCGGGGAGGTGGACCGGCTGCTGGAAGAGAGCCAGCCCGACCTGGTGCTGCTCGACCTCATGCTGCCGGGGGCCGACGGTATCGACGTGATGCGCGCCATCCAGGTCAAGGCCGACGTACAGGTGATCTTTCTCTCCGCCTACGGGCAGCAAGAAAACATAATTCGCGCGCTTGACCTTGGTGCGGCCGACTACATCGTCAAACCGTTTTCGACCGCCGAGCTGGCGGCCAGGATCCGCGCCGCCCTGCGCAAGCGATCGCAATTCGAATTGCCGGCCCACCCCGAACCGTTCCGGCTGGGGAATTTGAGCATTAACTACGGAGAGCGCCGCCTCACCGTCGCCGGTCGCACCGTCGAGTTGACCGCCCGCGAATACGCGGTGCTTTTCGAGCTTTCGGTAAATTCCGGGCGGGTAATGACGCACGAGCAGTTGCTGCTGCGAGTCTGGGGATCACGCGAGACCGGCGACTCGAGCCTGGTTCGCACGATCGTTAACCGGCTGCGCCGCAAGCTCGGCGACGACGCCAAGAACCCCTCATTCATAATCACCATGCCCGGCGTCGGATACAGGATGGCCCGATCGATTGACAGCGGGGTATCCCGGACCGCCCCCTGA
- a CDS encoding nicotinate phosphoribosyltransferase: MISDNIILATDSYKQSHHAMYQPGTEVVSSYFESRAGGEYPYCVFFGLQYLMDEHLSGAHRVTPAMIDEAEDLCRWHFGQELFNRRGWEHVVSAHDGRLPVSIRAAPEGSVIPESNVLFTIENTDPDCAWLTNHLETLLVQLWYPCTVATISREQKRTLKSALEKSGNPDNLAFMLHDFGYRGSSSSESAALGGAAHLVNFKGTDTIAGLRLLMAHYAAEEPGYSVPAAEHSTITAWGEDGELDAYRHILDRFHSGTVAVVSDSWNIFEACRQLWGRELRDEVADNRERTLVVRPDSGEPERVVVECLSILGEQFGHSVNGKGYKVLPDHVRLIQGDGITRHSLPGLCDAITGAGWSMDNMVFGSGGGLLQDCDRDTLRFALKCNWVQVAGVQRDVFKRPASDPAKNSKSGALKLVRTGKGFRTVGICENSEPDVLREVFRDGEVLVRDSLDAIRNRADL; encoded by the coding sequence ATGATCTCCGACAACATCATCCTCGCGACGGACAGTTACAAGCAATCACATCACGCGATGTACCAGCCGGGGACCGAGGTGGTCTCGTCGTACTTCGAGTCGCGGGCCGGCGGGGAATACCCGTATTGCGTCTTCTTCGGGCTCCAGTACCTTATGGACGAGCACCTTTCCGGTGCCCACCGGGTTACGCCGGCGATGATCGACGAGGCCGAGGACCTGTGCCGGTGGCACTTCGGTCAGGAGCTCTTCAATCGTCGGGGCTGGGAGCACGTCGTGAGCGCGCACGACGGCCGCTTGCCGGTCAGCATCAGGGCTGCCCCGGAGGGCAGCGTAATTCCCGAATCGAACGTGCTGTTTACGATCGAAAACACCGACCCCGATTGCGCCTGGCTGACCAACCACCTTGAGACGCTGCTTGTGCAGCTTTGGTATCCCTGCACGGTGGCCACCATCAGCCGCGAGCAGAAACGGACGTTGAAATCGGCGCTTGAGAAATCGGGCAATCCGGACAACCTGGCCTTCATGCTGCACGACTTCGGGTACCGTGGTTCCAGCAGTTCGGAATCGGCCGCCCTCGGCGGCGCCGCCCACCTGGTGAACTTCAAGGGCACGGACACGATTGCCGGACTGCGACTGCTGATGGCGCACTACGCCGCCGAAGAGCCGGGGTATTCGGTCCCGGCGGCCGAGCACTCGACGATCACCGCGTGGGGCGAGGACGGCGAACTTGACGCCTACCGGCACATCCTGGACCGGTTCCACTCCGGCACGGTCGCGGTGGTCAGCGATTCCTGGAACATATTCGAGGCCTGCCGGCAGCTATGGGGCCGGGAATTGCGGGACGAGGTCGCCGACAACCGGGAGCGAACTCTGGTGGTGCGACCAGATTCCGGCGAACCGGAGCGCGTCGTGGTCGAATGCCTTTCGATCTTGGGGGAGCAATTCGGGCATAGCGTCAACGGGAAGGGCTACAAGGTGTTGCCGGATCACGTGCGTCTGATCCAGGGTGACGGCATCACGCGACATTCGCTGCCGGGGCTGTGCGACGCGATCACGGGTGCCGGTTGGTCGATGGACAACATGGTCTTCGGCAGCGGTGGCGGGTTGCTGCAGGACTGCGACCGCGATACTCTGCGGTTTGCGCTCAAATGCAACTGGGTCCAGGTAGCCGGGGTCCAGCGCGACGTTTTCAAACGCCCGGCGTCTGACCCGGCCAAGAATTCCAAGTCCGGAGCGCTGAAATTGGTGCGGACGGGCAAGGGATTTAGAACGGTGGGAATTTGCGAAAACTCCGAACCAGACGTTCTGCGGGAAGTATTCCGCGACGGCGAAGTACTGGTACGCGATAGCCTGGACGCCATCCGCAACCGGGCGGACCTGTAA